CAGGCTGTCGGCGGGATGCGGTGgatggcggtggcggtggcggtggcggcagcggcggtggcggcggcggcggcagcgcaGGTCTCTGGGCACCTGCATGCGGGCCTGGGAGTCTGGCAGCGGCCGGGCTGAGGGTGGTCTGTCCGCTGTGTAACAGGAGCCCGGCTTGCAGCTGGAGCGCACGACCGAGTCCGaggtggcggtggcggtggcggtggcggtagcggcggtggcggtggcggtggcggtagcggcggtggcggcggcggcggcagcgcaGGTCTCTGGGCACCTGCATGCGGGCCTGGGAGTCTGGCAGCGGCCGGGCTGAGGGTGGTCTGTCCGCTGTGTAACAGGAGCCCGGCTTGCAGCTGGAGCGCACGACCGAGTCCGAGTGTGCAGGGGAGGGGCCGGGCTGGCCCGAGAGGGCGGCGGCCGCTCCAGAGCCAGGcccggcggcggcagcagcagcgggaACCTGGAGCGCTATTCCTGGAACAAAGGCAAGCACTACGCGGGAGGGGGCACGAGCGCGGGGGAGATCGCGGCGACCCGAaggtgagggctgggggaggcgCGGCGGGAGGACGCCGCCTGTGGCGATCTGGGCGGCGGCGACTGGCGCGGCGGACCCTCCCCCGAGCACCCGCCCCCAGGCCCGAGGGGCTCCCGGCCTAGAAGTCCTCGTCCTCCACCCATCCAAAGACCCGCTTCATCTCGGCCAGGAAGCCCCGGTAATCGTTGAGGAGGGGGCTCTGCTTCCTGATGTACGGGATCACCCACTGCAGGGCGGGCCCGGTCAGGCGGGTGATGAGGAACGTCACCTTCAGGGCATCGTTGGTGAACAGGCTCTCGTCCACTAGCATGTAGGCGCCCGTCTGCACGATAAACTCCGGGAGCCGGTCGGTGTCGCCGTCAAACGTCTCGGGGAAGGGGATCGGGTTTCTCCACCGACGCGTCTGGGGCCGAatgggcagggccaggagggcCTTGATCAGCTGCACTCGGCCGTCCATCGCGCCTCGCTCGCTTCGCTGGGCTCAGCGAGGCTCCGCCGAGGTGGGCGAGGAGGCGTGGCGGGAAGTGCGTGTGTGTGGAGGCGGGCCTGGacccggggtgggcggggccatGGGCGGTTCCTGTCGCAGTGGGGCTTCGCCCACATGGCCTGGCATTTGCTAGGGCGCAGGTGCAACACGGGGAAGTACCTCGCGCCAGAGAGGACGGGGGAGGGGCGCCATGAAGGAGGAGGGGGCGGAGCTAATTGTTCTCGAGGAGTTAGGGAGTCGAGTCCGAGGGGCGGGACCAAGGGTTTTTTGGGTGGGCcgcggggaggggcaggagctAGGGGCAGAGCTCAAGAcactgaatctttttttctgtttaatatcaaattatttctattaccgtattttattttttcactgaagTATCGTATTATATAGGTTAtaggtgtataatatagtgattcacaatttttattggTTGTACTCCATTTCtcattgttataaaatattggctatattccctgtgttatacagtatatTCCTGCAGCTGATTTCATACCtaatagcttgtacctcttaatttcctacccccatattgcccctcccccttccctctccctactggtagcaactagtttgttctctatatctgtgattctgcttcttttttgttatactcgccagttggttgtattttttccattcccatataagtgacatcatatagtgtttgtctttctctgcctgactcatTTCACCTAGCATGATACCTGCCACGTCCATCCGTGTTGCttcaagtggcaaaatttcattcttttttatggctcagtagtattccattgtatatctaccacatcttctaaatccattcatctgttgatggacacttaggttgtttgcatatcttggctattgtaaacaatgttgctatgaacattagagtgcatgtatcttttagaattagtgttttcattgttttcgggtatatacccaggagtggaattgctaggtcatatggtagttctatttttagcttattgagaaacctccattctgttttccacagtggctgcaccaatttacatttccaccaacagtgtacaagggttcccttttctccacaaccttgccaacatttatttgtgttctttttgatgatagccattctgacaagcaTGaaatgatagctcattgtggttttgatttgcatttccctgatgattagtgacaaaACAGTATAGGCTtatatgattcttttttatatcaATGGCAAGAATACACAAAACTAAATGTTTATAGAGTTCAGAATAGTGGTTATCTCAAGAGAGTGGGAATTTTATTCTGCAAAGTTGCATGAAGGAATCTTACAAGATACCAaaagtgtcttccaaagtggctctacTATTCTGTATTCCCATCAGCAACGTATGAGAAATTAATTTGTTCTTCAAACTCAATGACATTTAGTATTgtcaggttttgttttggtttggttttggttttggtttgtttttactttagccattctagtagatgTGAAATGGTAACTAACTGGTTTTAGTTTGCAATTcctaattattaatgatgttgaacaccttttttGTGTGCTTACTtgccatatatatttattttcttttgtgtagtctctgttcaaatattttgctcatttttagttgagttgtttacttttttattgttgagttgtattcAAGTCTTATAAAGATATGCGATTTACACAcattccctccctccagcctgtgccttttcattctcttaactgtTTTTTGAAGAACACAAACTTTAATCTGAAGAAGTCCTATTTATCTAATGTTCTTTTTAtggattatatttttcatgtcatagctaagaaatctttgcctaatctGAGGTTGATCAggttttttcctgtcttcttctagatgttttataattttagattttaccATTAGATCTATGaacaattttgagttaatttttttgtatggtatGAGGTAttgatagaaatttattttttttgtagatgAATATCTAATTGTTCCTGTATCATTGTTGAAAGGACTATCCTTTCTTCACTGATTTGCATTTACACCTCCATgcatgtgtgggtctatttctggattccatattctgttccattcatccatttgtcTATCTTGATGGCAATactacactgtcttaattactgtagctgtgtcataagtcttgaaatcaaatAGTATTAGTCTTCCAAGTTTGTTCGATTTCAAACTAGTTTTAGTCATTGtgtgtcctttgcatttccatatgagtTTTAGAATCAGTtactttttacatattaaaaattttcctgagactttgaatctatagatcaatttagggagaattgatatcttaaaaatattgttttccaacCCATGGACATATATCTCTCCATTACTTAGATCTTCTGTCATTTATCTCAGGAATGTTCTGTATTTTTCCGTGTACGAGttctgtatttttacattttttgtcaaATTTAACTCtaagtttttcacatttttatggtattttaaaacttttttggtttctgggacttccctggcagcccagtggttaagactctgcgctcccactgcagggggcacaggttcgatccctggttggggaactaagatcccacatgtcatgaaGCAGCtaaggctgtgcaccacaactactgagcctgcgtgccacaactacagagcccatgcattctggagcccgagcgccacaactagagagaagcctgtgggGTGCAACGaagagccctcgtgccacaactaacacccgatgcagcccaaaataaataaataaataaaacaaaacaagacaaaactctCTTGTTTGTTACTAGAAacataattgatttttgtgtattcaCCTTGTGTgctgcaaacattttaaattcacttcttagttctacttttttgttgttgatccTACATCCTAGAGAAtccattttctatatatatgaaCAAGTCATCTTTGAATAatgagttttccttcttttcctgccaATCTAGATGACTTCtgattctttgtctttcttctatttatttatttttttaaaaattattttattttatttatttttggctgctttcggtctttgttgctgcccgtgggctttctctagtagcggcgagcgactcttcgttgtggtgcatgggcttctcattgcggtggcttctcttgttgcagagcatgggctctaggtgtgtgggcttcagtagttgtggctcacggactctagagcacaggctcagtagttgtggcacatggacttagttgctctgcagcatgtgggatcttcctggaccagggctctaacccatgtcccttgctttggcaggcggattcttaaccactgcgtcaccggggaagcccctctctctttcttttattttctgtctttcttccttccttctctccctcccttccttccttccttccttccttcctttctttctttctttccttccattattGCACTGGTTggaacctccagtacaatattgaattgcagtggtgagagtaggcatgcTTGTCTTCTTGATCTAAGGGTGGAATGCATTCGGGCTTTCACATTTAAGTATGTTAtctgtaggtttttgtagatgccctttattagATAGAGgattttccttctattcctagtttggtGACaggtttattgttattgttgttcgtttgtttgtttgtttgaatatgACATAGAAATCCTTCTTCTAGGCATTTTccctacagaaatgaaaatatatgctcACACAAAAATCTGAATGTTTGTAGCTGATTTATTTATGATTGCTAAAAACTTTAAACATGCCACATGGCCTTCAACTGATTAATGAATCACCAAGCTGTGGAACATACAACAGTATTGCAGCAGACAGACTTTAGAGTGGCACTCACAATCCCAACCTTCTGATAATGCCATTGAGTGTGGGTGGGGACTGTGTCTTTCTTCTAACCCATAGAAAATGGCAGAGGTGATGAAATGTCACCCCTATGATTATGTTACGTTATACACAACTCCGTCTTGCAAGCTGACTCACTTTCCATCTCCTGCTGGCCATAAAAAGCAAGCTGCAGTGTTGTGAAATGCCTATAGAGTGGGCAACTGGCAGAGAATTTCCAGCAAGCTTTGTAACaaattaacagattttttaacatttaagccTCCTTTACATCCCCTGGTCATTGTGCACTATTCTTTGATTATGCTGCTCTAGATTACATTGGCTAATATTCGGGGGGTTCCATTATGGTGCAAGGCAACGAAATCTATAGCCAGCGGTGCAATACTTCTCTGATTGAGAGATACATGAATAAGCAGGAAAATGTGTTCACAGAACCGCATTCAAGTGGCAACAGGAGACGAAGAAGCAGACGATACGCTGGCCTGAgacagaggggtgggagggatgaaGTGGGAGGACAACTCAACCCCCTGAACAGggaccctctcctctcctccctcacagTACAGAGCCAGGGCCAAGGATCCACCACTGGTCCCGGCCCATTGCGACCGCCAGCCTAAAGAACCCTTGGCCCCGCCTCTTTCGTTCCGACTCTCTCTCCTCAATAGGGCGGTAGGCCCGCCCCCTTCTCCAACACGgcgccccttccctctcctctctggccCTAGGTTGGCCCTTTTGTCGCGCCTGCGCCCTAGCAAATGCCAGGCCATGTGGGCGGAGCCCCACTGCGACAGGAACCGCCCATGGCCACGCCCACCCCGGGTCCAGGCCCGCCTCCACACACACGCACTTCCCGCCACGCCTCCTCGCCCACCTCGGCGGAGCCTCGCTGAGCCCAGCGAAGCGAGCGAGGCGCGATGGACGGCCGAGTGCAGCTGATCAAGgccctcctggccctgcccatTCGGCCCCAGACGCGTCGGTGGAGAAACCCGATCCCCTTCCCCGAGACGTTTGACGGCGACACCGACCGGCTCCCGGAGTTTATCGTGCAGACGGGCGCCTACATGCTAGTGGACGAGAGCCTGTTCACCAACGATGCCCTGAAGGTGACGTTCCTCATCACCCGCCTGACCGGGCCCGCCCTGCAGTGGGTGATCCCGTACATCAGGAAGCAGAGCCCCCTCCTCAACGATTACCGGGGCTTCCTGGCCGAGATGAAGCGGGTCTTTGGATGGGTGGAGGACGAGGACTTCTAGGCCGGGAGCCCCTCGGGCCTGGGGGCGGGTGCTCGGGGGAGGGTCCGCCGCGCCAGTCGCCGCCGCCCAGATCGCCACAGGCGGCGTCCTCCCGCCGcgcctcccccagccctcacctTCGGGTCGCCGCGATCTCCCCCGCGCTCGTGCCCCCTCCCGCGTAGTGCTTGCCTTTGTTCCAGGAATAGCGCTCCAGGTtcccgctgctgctgccgccgccgggCCTGGCTCTGGAGCGGCCGCCGCCCTCTCGGGCCAGCCCGGCCCCTGGGCGGCGCATGGCTGAGCCCACCGAACCGAGCGACGCGCGATGGACGGCCGAGTGCAGCTGATCAAGgccctcctggccctgcccatTCGGCCCCAGACGCGTCGGTGGAGAAACCCGATCCCCTTCCCCGAGACGTTTGACGGCGACACCGACCGGCTCCCGGAGTTTATCGTGCAGACGGGCGCCTACATGCTAGTGGACGAGAGCCTGTTCACCAACGATGCCCTGAAGGTGACGTTCCTCATCACCCGCCTGACCGGGCCCGCCCTGCAGTGGGTGATCCCGTACATCAGGAAGCAGAGCCCCCTCCTCAACGATTACCGGGGCTTCCTGGCCGAGATGAAGCGGGTCTTTGGATGGGTGGAGGACGAGGACTTCTAGGCCGGGAGCCCCTCGGGCCTGGGGGCGGGTGCTCGGGGGAGGGTCCGCCGCGCCAGTCGCCGCCGCCCAGATCGCCACAGGCGGCGTCCTCCCGCCGcgcctcccccagccctcacctTCGGGTCGCCGCGATCTCCCCCGCGCTCGTGCCCCCTCCCGCGTAGTGCTTGCCTTTGTTCCAGGAATAGCGCTCCAGGTtcccgctgctgctgccgccgccgggCCTGGCTCTGGAGCGGCCGCCGCCCTCTCGGGCCAGCCCGGCCCCTCCCCTGCACACTCGGACTCGGTCGTGCGCTCCAGCTGCAAGCCGGGCTCCTGTTACACAGCGGACAGACCACCCTCAGCCCGGCCGCTGCCAGACTCCCAGGCCCGCATGCAGGTGCCCAGAGACCtgcgctgccgccgccgccgccaccgccgccaccgccaccgccaccgccaccgccaccgccatcCACCGCATCCCGCCGACAGCCTGCAGCCTTCAGCGGTCTGGACTCGCCCGGGAGGTGTCTGAGCTGGGCACAGCCTCTGGACAATGCTTCCAACAGCTCGCCACCGCCCTGGAGGGGCCGGCCAGCCTTTCACCTTCGGCGGGAcccagtccctccctcctcccagagaCATCTGCTCCTGCCAGGTGGCCGCCAGGTCCCAGGGGTGCCTGGCAGCCAAATCGAGTCACTCGTTGTCTCCTGTGGACCTGTTCGTTTCGCCCAGAATCCAGTTCTCTTCTGGATGTGCAGCTGTGTCTCTGATGTGTGCCTTTTGTTCCACACAGTAACCCCTGCACTCTGCCCAGCTCTTCTACACTACCTGGACAAACgtcttttccttgttttcaataaatgtcagaCGCTGTTCAAAAAGAAATTGAGTCTCAATGAATATGGCACCTCTCCCTCCCAGGTCCAGTAAGTGGGGTCCATGACTTGCTCAGAAGGTATGTCCCCTGCCACGCTGTGGCTGATGTTGAGTCTCGCATTATCCAACAGAAAAGATCGCCCTGTGGTGGTCCTGGTGATGGAGACCCCACTGGTGATCATTCAGTCCCGGATGCTGACTCTTCCAAACCAGTCAGTTCCGTGCCCCTTCGGAAATGGATCTCGATCTGATTTTGGCCAAGGCGATGTTAAGGAGAAACTAGCTCGGAGGCTTTGGGGAAAGAGTTCCTTGCTTCCAAAAAGCCGCTTGAAAGCACAATACCTAATTTCTACAAATCATGAATCCTGCACATTTGTTGGTGAACACCTgtcaaagttttatttaatccattATTCAGAGAACCATCACAATGACAGGTGGTTCAGAAAAAAGCATTTACATTTATGGAGCCTTGATTGTTCAGCGGAGGAGAAGGGAGTGCAGAACTGCTCTTGTTTTTCTAGGTAGAAAGCAGGTCGAGAGACTGCAGGacaataaaattataactttCTTCAATGGGCAGAAAAGCCAAAAATGTTGCTCCTTACCGTTTCTCTTCATGCTAATCCGTTAAATCATGAGTG
This window of the Physeter macrocephalus isolate SW-GA chromosome 21, ASM283717v5, whole genome shotgun sequence genome carries:
- the LOC129391712 gene encoding CAAX box protein 1-like; its protein translation is GAPRAWGRVLGGGSAAPVAAAQIATGGVLPPRLPQPSPSGRRDLPRARAPSRVVLAFVPGIALQVPAAAAAAGPGSGAAAALSGQPGPSPAHSDSVVRSSCKPGSCYTADRPPSARPLPDSQARMQVPRDLRCRRRRHRRHRHRHRHRHRHPPHPADSLQPSAVWTRPGGV